The Alphaproteobacteria bacterium DNA window ACCCACCCGGAAGGATCGCGAGGCATGGCGTGGACAGGAACAGTCCGCGCCGATCCCACCGGCCGTCCCGTCGGGGACGACGCGATGAGGGCGCGGGTTGTAATCGCGGCGCGTGTCGAGCGCAACGCGGAAAACGCCATGGCGGCGCGATCGTCATGACCTGTGTCATCGATGCAACGCGCGACACCGGATCAGAAGGATGGGACCCGGGCGCTTCGCCAGCTGTCGGGAATCGCCGTGCCGTTGCCGATCTTGTAGCCCGCGCCGCCGTCGCCGAGGCCGAGGTTGGACTTCGCCCATTCGCCGACGCAGTACCAGATATCAGGCCCGGGGCAGTTCGAGCGCTGGTTGACGATGCCCGCCTTGTAGATGCCGTTGTCCGGCAGGTAGCCTTGGCGGTGGGCATAGACGTGCTTGATGCCGTGCTTCATGTACAGAAACAGCACGAGTTCGCGACCGGCCTCGACCTGCAGGTTCGTCGGCACGTTGCGCGCCGAATTGCCCGTCCACCAGATGCCCTTCTCGGTCGGGAAATGTCCGGCGAACTCGATGGCGACGCCGACATCGTTGAAGGCGTTCGACGCCCAGAGCATGGCTTCGACCGGATGCAGCCGGACGATCTTGCCGGTCTTGGTCACGACGAAATGCGCCCTGGTGTTCTTGAACTGCATCGGCTCGCTGCCGCGATCGTCGGCGGTCTGGTGCAGGATGGCGGCGTTGACCGCCGACGCCTGCCGCGTGCCCTTGCGCTCGAGCTTGTTGCTGACGTCGGTCAGATCGACGATCTCGGGCTCGATCCACATCGCGCGTGCCATGGTCCGCCTCCGTTGATGCCGGATGAACTCATGAATGCGCCGGCAGTAGAGCACGAAAGGGCGCGCGCCGCTGTTCCCGGGGAAACAGTCGCCGGAGGGATCGACGCGGGCATGGGGTGGACTGGGAGAGCGCGTCGCCGCGCGGCCGATGCCCGTCCATGAGCTACGGCGGATTCCGCCGCCGGGAATCGAACCCGGTCCTTCGGCCTGGCAATAACCCAATACCATCGGCCCGCGCCGATCCTCGCCGGAGCACCGCACGGGCATGTTTCGGACTGGGGCTCGCGTGTCGCCACGCGACTGTCGCTCTGCCGCTGAGCTACGGCGTCGCCGCCGCCGGGAGTCGAACCCGGGTCCAACAGTTACCGATAACCCAATCGCTTCGGCCCGTGCAGATCCCACGGGGCGCGGCGGGCGTGGTGCAGGGCTGGGGTAGTCGCCGACCGGCTCGCGCCGCCCGGCGATCGGCGCTCTCCGTGAGCTAGGGCCGAAGCCTCCGGGAGTCGAACCCGGCCTCCTGCGTGGCAGGCAATAACCCAACCCACTCGGCCCGCCGGCCGTGAGGGCGCGGCTTCTACGCGCCATCGGGCGGGCGGGCAACGCGAAATGCACGCGGCGCCGTCGATCGCCGGCGCACTGTGTCGTGGCGGCCACGCCTACGAAACGGCGTGTCGTCATCGTCCTCGTGCGCGCAATCGTCATTCCCGTCCGCCCACGAACCGTCCTAATCTTCGCGCTCGAATCGGGTCCGGCAGAATACGCGTACGAGGGATCGCAATGGCGAAGGGCAAGAAACCGGGCAAGGGCGGCGCGAAGAGGCCAGCGGCCAAGGCGACGAAGAAGCCCGTCGCCAGGAAGCCTGCCGCGAAGGCCAAGGTCGCCACCAAGGCGAAGGCAAAGGCCAAGCCGATCGCCGCCAAGCCCGTGGTGCCGCCCGCGCGGCCCGCGCCGCGGCGGCCGGTGAAGGCGCGCGCATCGTCCGTGCGCATGCCCGCGGCACGGCCCGCCGGCAAGCACCACGTGGCGCCGGTGGGCGCCAACATCTTCGAGCGCGATCTCGATCGCAACGCCGCCAACTACGCGCCGCTCACGCCGCTGCAATTCCTCGAGCGTTCCGCCAGCGTGTATCCCGACCGCCCATCCGTGGTGCACGGCAAGCGCCGCTACACCTGGCGGCAGACCTACGAACGCGCCCGCCGGCTGGCCTCGGCACTGGACAAGTGCGGCATCGGCATCGGCGACACCGTGTCGGTCATGGCGCCCAACATCCCGGAGATCTACGAGGCGCATTTCGGCGTGCCGATGTGCGGCGCGGTGCTCAACGCGCTCAACACGCGGCTCGACGCGGCGATGATCGCCTTCATTCTGGACCACAGCGAGACCAAGGTGCTGATGGCCGACCGCGAGTTTCACGGCGTGATCAGGGATGCCCTGGCCAAAGCCACCGTGAAGCCGCTGGTGATCGACATTGCCGATTCGGAGTATGCCGGCGGCGAGCCGGTCGGCGATCTCACCTACGAGGACTTCATCGCCGGCGGCGACCCCGACCATGCCTGGGAATACCCCGCTGACGAGTGGAATGCGATCTCGCTGAACTACACTTCGGGCACCACCGGCAACCCCAAGGGCGTGGTCTTCCATCACCGCGGCGCCACGCTGTCGGCCTATGGCAACGCCACGCAGTGGGCGATGGGCATGCATCCCACGTACCTGTGGACGCTGCCGATGTTCCATTGCAACGGCTGGTGCTTTCCCTGGACTCTCGCGCTGGTCGCCGGCACCAGCGTCTGCCTGCGGCGCATCAGCGCCAAGACCATCTTCGACGCGCTGGCCGACGAGGACGTCTCGCACATGTGCGGCGCGCCGGTGATCCTGAACTTCATCATCAACGCCGCGCCGGAGGAACGCCGCGAATTGCCCTACACCGTCGAGTTCATGACCGCGGCGGCGCCGCCGCCGGCTGCCGTGCTCGAGGCGGTGGAGAAGCAGGGCTTCCACATCACCCATGTCTACGGCCTGACCGAGGTCTATGGCCCGGCCACGGTCTGCGCCTGGCACGACGAATGGGACCAGCTCTCGAGCGCCGAGCGGGCCAGGCTGAAGGCGCGCCAGGGCGTGCGCTACGCCGCCGAGGACGGCGTGGCGGTGCTCGATCCCTTGACGATGATGCCGGTGGCCAACGATGGCGCGACCATGGGCGAGGTGTTCTTCCGCGGCAATCTGGTGATGAAGGGCTACCTGAAGAATCCCAAGGCGACGCAGGAGGCCTTCGCCGGCGGCTGGTTCCATTCCGGCGATCTCGGCGTGGCGCATGCCGACGGCTACATCGAGCTGCGCGACCGCTCGAAGGACATCATCATCTCCGGCGGCGAGAACATCTCGACCATCGAGGTCGAAGGCGTCCTGTACCAGCATCCCGCCGTGCTGGAAGCCGCCGTCGTGGCGCGGCCGGACGAGAAATGGGGCGAGACGCCCTGCGCCTTCGTCGTGCTCAAGCCCGGCATGAGCGCCACGGCCGAGGAGATCACCGCCTTCTGCCGCGCCAACATGGCCGGCTACAAGATTCCGCGCACCATCGTCTTCCGCGACCTGCCCAAGACCTCGACGGGCAAGGTGCAGAAATTCGTGCTGCGCGACTGGGCGAAGGCGCTCTAACCAGACAGGGGTGCCGTGGCCGGCACGACTCTCGTCCGCACCACGCTGAGCGGCGTCCGCCCCCTGGGCGTGCGCGGCGAGCCGCTGCACGCCACGCACGAGCAGATCCGCGGCGTGGTCCGCCGTCGGCTGGGCGAACGGCACGCGCGCCTGCTGGCCGAGCCGCAGCCCGACGACGCCGGCCGCCGCATCGACTGGTACAGCGACATGGCGGGCACTGTTCGCCCGATGGCGTCGTTGCCGGAGACCGAGCGCGTTACTGCGCTGGCCGATGTCGACACGCTGGTCGCCGACATCGCCGGCCTTGGCGCGCAGTTGCAGCAGGCACCATCGGCCGACGCGCGCATCACCGGCCAGGCGATCGAGCTCGCCTGTCGCCGCCCGTCCGACGAATACGTGTTCCTGGTCGGCGATCAGCCTGTGATCGTGTGCTGGGGCTACGAGCCCGATTCCGCCAGCACGTTGCTGCCGCCGGCGTTTCCGGCGGCGGCGCCCGCCGCCGTCGCAGAGCCGGTGCCGGCGATCGCGGCGGCGCCACCGCCGCCTGCGTCAGCGCCGGTGGCCGTCGCTGCCGCGCCTTTTCCGTGGCTCGGCTGGCTGCTGGCGAGCGCGCTGGCCATCGTGCTGGCGCTGACCGCGGCCTACGTGCTGCGTCAGTTTCTGCCGGAATCACCGATCATCGCCGTGACGCACCTGCCGCCGCCGCCCGCGCCGGCCGTCCCGCCGGCGCCGCCCGATCCGCGCATCGGCCTGCATGCGGCATTGGGCGAGGCGCAGGCCGAGGCCGACAGGCTGCGTGCCATGCTGGCATCGTTGCGCGACGAGTTCGCCGCCAAGCGCGCGGCCTGCCCGCCCCCCAAGCCGCCGGAACCCCCGCCGCCACCGCCCAAGCCGCCGCAGGTCGTGGAGAAGAAGCCTGATCCACCCAAACCGCCGCCCAAGCCGCCGCAGGATCCGATCCTCAAGCTGCCGCCCAAGGCGACCAACGACTACAGCTTCCTCAAAGGCTGCTGGCGCGGCGATTCGTTCCGCTACACGCCGCGCCATGCGCCGGGCCATCACACCTATTGCTTCGACGAGCACGGCAATGGCCAGCTGGTCTTCGTCTGGCAGAACGGCACCACCTGCCGCGCGCCGGCACGGGCCCGCTTCCAGGGCGACACGCTGCAGATCGCCGACGCCGACACCAACTGCAGCGACGGCAGCTTCTGGTCGCAGGACCGCCTGCTGTGCCGCCCGGACGCAAGCGGCGTCGCGCAGTGCAGCGGCGAAACCAACCTGCCGGGACCGGGCGGTCGCCGCAATCCCGCCACATCCTTCACCGTGCGCCTGCACCGCCGGTAGGAAGGCGAAACCGTTGCGCCCGAGGCGCGCCATAATTGGCCCCGCATAATCGGCGCCCCGAACGAACGCGAGTCGCAGAGTCTTTGCCGTGGCCGGCACCAATCTCGTCCGCACGACCCTGACCGGTGTCCGCCCGCTTGGCGTGCGCGGCGAGCCGCTGCACCAGGCGCACGAGCAGATCCGCGGCGTCGTACGCCGGCGTCTGGGCGAGCGCCATGCGCGGCTGCTGGCCGAGCCGCAGCCCGACGAGAGTGGCCGGCGCATCGACTGGTATAGCGACCTGCCGGGCGCGGTCGTGCCGTTCGCCGAGCTGGCGCCCGAGCGCAAGGCGTCGCTGCTCGCCGAGGTCGCTAAACTCTCCGACGACATCGCCCATCTCGCCGCCTCGCTCAAGGCCGCGCCATCCGACGATGCGCAGCTCACCGGCCGCGCGCTCGAGCTCACGGCGCGCCGGCCGTCGGACGACTACATCTTCCTGATCGACGACCAGCCGGTGATCGTCGCCTGGGGCTACGAGCCCGACGCCGCCGGCACGCTGCTGCCGCCGCCGATGGTGCCGGCGGCCGCACCCGCCGCCGTCGCGCCTGCCGCAACGACGGCGGCGCCGGCCGCCGTGCTGGCCAGCGGGCCGGCGACCCTGGCGGCCGCCGCGCCCTTCCCGTGGCTGCGCTGGCTGCTGATCGGCCTGTTCGCCATTCTGCTGGCGCTGATCGCTTCGTACTTCCTGCGCCAATGCTCGCCGGTTGGCCCCGACGTCGCGGTGACGCAATTGCCGCCGCCGCCGGCGCCGCCCGCGCCACCGCCGCCGCCCGACCCGGCCGTCGGCCTCAACAAGGATCTCGGCGCGGCGCAGGACGACGAGGCCAAGCTGCGTGCCACGCTTGCCTCGTTGCGCGACGAGCTCAAGGCCAAGCGCGCCGACTGCAAGCCGCCGGAGCCACCCAAGCCGCCGCCGAAACCGCCGCAGGCCGTCGAGAAGAAGCCCGACCCACCCAAGCCGCCGCCCAAGCCGCCGCAGGTCGTCGAGAAGAAACCCGATCCACCCAAGCCACCCGCCGTGCCGCCGGCGCCGCCGGGCGACGATCGCCTGCGCATGCCCAAGGCGCCGACCAACGACTACTCGTTCCTGCAGGGCTGCTGGCGCACCGACACCTTCAAGCATGGTCCGGCGATCCGGCCGGGCTTCGCCACCTACTGCTTCGACTCGCGCGGCAACGGCTCGATGGAATTCCGCTTCGACAATGGCGTGACCTGCCGCGCGCCGGCCACCGCGCGCTTCAACGGCGGCCAGCTCGCCGTGGTCGATGCCGACACCACCTGCTCGCCACGCGGCCGCTGGGCGCAGGATCATCTCTATTGCCAGCCCGGTGCCAACGGCGTCGCCTTCTGCAGTGGCAGCAACCGCACCGAACGCTGGACGGTCAACCTGCATCGCGTACGGTAGCCGCCCTCACCCGGGGACCCGCCCGACTTGCCTGGCGCCACGCTCGTTAGATCGACACTGACCGGTGTGCGTCCGCTGGGCGTACGCGGCGAGCCGCTGCACGCCGCGCACGAGCAGATCCGCGGCGTGCTGCGTCGGCGGCTGAGCGAGCGCCATGCCCGCCTGCTCGCCGAGCCGCAACCCGAGGGAGCCGGCCGCCGCATCGACTGGTACAGCGAGTCCGAGGGCTTGGTGACACCGCTCTCGGCGCTGCCGCCCGGGGAGCGCGCCGCCGCGCTCAGCGAGGTCGAGGCGCTCGCCAGGGACATCGAGGGGCTTGGCGCGCGGCTCGCCGAGACGTCTTCCGAGGATGCCCGCCTGCTGGCGCGCGCGCTGGCGCTGGCCGTGCGCCGGCCGTCCGACGACTACGTGTTCCTCGTCGGCGACCAGCCGGTGGTGGTGTGCTGGGGCTACGAGGCCGAAGGCGCCGGGGCGATCGTGTCGGCCCCGACGGTGCCGGCCGCAGTGTCGAGCACCGCCGCGCCCGCGGCGGCCCCCGTCGCGGCGGCCGTCGTCGCACCTGCCATCGTCCGGCGCGGTGCGATCTGGCCGGCGCTGCTGGTCGGGTTGCTGGGTATCCTGCTGGTGCTGGGTGCGGCCTACTGGCTGCGCCAGGTCGTCCCGGTCGAGCCCGACGTCGCGGTGAGGCAATTGCCGCCGGTGCCGCCGCCGCCCGCCCCGCCGGCGCCACCCGATCCGGCGATCGGGCTCAGCCGCGATCTCGGCGAGGCGCAGCAGGCCGCCGAGCGGCTGAAGGCCACGCTGGCCTCGCTGCGCGAGACCTTCGCCACCCGGCACGCGGCGTGCAGGCCGCCGGAACCGCCCAAACCACCGCCCGCACCGCCGCCGCCGGTCGTCGAGAAGAAGCCCGATCCGCCCAAGCCGCCGCCCAAGCCGCCACAGGTGGTCGAGAAGAAGCCGGATCCGCCCAGGCCGCCAGATGACGGCCGCCTGCGCCTGCCCAAGGCGCCAACCACGGATCTATCGTTCCTGCAGGGCTGCTGGCGCACCGATCCGTTCCGCCATCATCCGCAGCAGCCTGGGCCGGGCGTGTCGGAATACTGCTTCGACGCCAATGGCCGCGGCAGCTTCGTCTTCCGGCGCGCCGGCATGACCTGCCGCACGGCGGCGCAAGGCCGCTACGAGGGCACGGTCCTGCGCCTGCGCGATGCCGACACGACCTGCTCCGACGGCACCACCTGGTACCAGGACCGGCTCGATTGCACGGTCGGCGCCGACAATGTCGCGGTGTGCCGCGGCGAGGCGAGCTCGGGGCTCTTCGGCGGCCTGAGCCGCTGGACCGTCAACCTGCATCGGGTGCGCTGAGCGCACCAAAGGCGGTCAGCAAAAGGGCCGGCAAAACCGACCCCATCAACCGCTGGCGCGCCCCGCGGGATCGCGCCCGGCCGGTGAACCACTACCCCTGGGCAGCGCCGCTCAGCGCGGCGCGGCGGTCAGTGGCGTGTGGACAGCGAGAGGATCTCGTCCTTCAGCCTGAGCTTTTTCTTCTTCAGTTCGTGGAGCACTTCCTCGTTCGGATAGGGTCTGGCGTTCTCGTCGTCGATGGCCTGTTCCAGCACCTGGTGCCGCTGCTTCAGGGCTTCGATACGATCCGGCGTGCTCATCGGTAACCTCCGAGCTGTAGCAGACGGCGAAGTGTAACGCCGATTCGCGGACCGGCGCCAGCCCGAGGGGCGACTTTGTCACAGCGTCGGGGTAAGGTCCGGCCCGCATGTCAAGCCCCGACCATCCACAACCCCGGCTGATCGTCGGCATTTCCGGCGCCTCGGGCGTGATCTACGGCGTGCGCCTGCTGCAGGCGCTGCGCGCGCTGCCGGTCGAGACCCATCTGGTGATGACCAGGACCGCCGAGGTCACGCTGGCCTACGAGACCGAACTCAAGGTCAAGGACGTCAAGGCGCTGGCAGACGTGACGCACAACCCCACCGACCTCGCCGCGGCGATCTCCTCGGGCTCGTTCCGCACCCTTGGCATGGTGATCGCACCCTGCTCGATGCGTTCGCTGGGCGAGATCGCCGCGGGCATCTCGAGTTCGCTGCTGACGCGCGCCGCCGACGTGGTGCTGAAGGAGCGCCGCAAGCTGGTGCTGATGGTGCGCGAGACGCCGCTGCACGCGGTGCACCTGCGCAACATGGTGACGGTGTCCGAGCTGGGCGCGATCGTCGCGCCGGCGATGCCGGCTTTCTACAGCCGGCCGGCGACGGTCGACGACATCGTCAACCACTCGGTGGGCCGCATACTCGACCTGTTCGATCTCGACGCGGGGATCGTGAAGCGCTGGGGCGGCTGACAACGCAAAGGCCCCCCAATGCAAGAGCCCCGTCTCACTCGGTGAGATCGGGGCTCCGGGGCTTCCGCCCGCGATGATCCTTCAAGGATCCAAATTCCGCGCACCTCGACACCAGCGGCGCCGCTGGCCGGTTGCCCGGCAAAGAGACTATTCGATTGTGGGTGAGCAACGCGACGGCGGGTGGACCTTGTCAGGGTGTCCGTCGGTCGCGTCGTGGTCCCGCTTCTCAGCGGTACCAGAACCGGTAGCCCGGTGGAGTCTCTGCGATCATGCGCATCCTCCTTCCGTGGTTTCAACCAACGTCCGACGGGTGCCGCGCGTGCAGGCGGTGCGCTCACACCTCAGGGCGCTCTCCAACGCCCACGGCGCAATCCCGTCCGGGACATCTCGAACATGGTACGCGCACCGCGCACGGTCAACCGTGCACATGCGCGAGTCACAAAATGTGAACACGCGCGCCTATGCCGTAGAGC harbors:
- a CDS encoding N-acetylmuramoyl-L-alanine amidase, translated to MARAMWIEPEIVDLTDVSNKLERKGTRQASAVNAAILHQTADDRGSEPMQFKNTRAHFVVTKTGKIVRLHPVEAMLWASNAFNDVGVAIEFAGHFPTEKGIWWTGNSARNVPTNLQVEAGRELVLFLYMKHGIKHVYAHRQGYLPDNGIYKAGIVNQRSNCPGPDIWYCVGEWAKSNLGLGDGGAGYKIGNGTAIPDSWRSARVPSF
- a CDS encoding acyl-CoA synthetase, translated to MPAARPAGKHHVAPVGANIFERDLDRNAANYAPLTPLQFLERSASVYPDRPSVVHGKRRYTWRQTYERARRLASALDKCGIGIGDTVSVMAPNIPEIYEAHFGVPMCGAVLNALNTRLDAAMIAFILDHSETKVLMADREFHGVIRDALAKATVKPLVIDIADSEYAGGEPVGDLTYEDFIAGGDPDHAWEYPADEWNAISLNYTSGTTGNPKGVVFHHRGATLSAYGNATQWAMGMHPTYLWTLPMFHCNGWCFPWTLALVAGTSVCLRRISAKTIFDALADEDVSHMCGAPVILNFIINAAPEERRELPYTVEFMTAAAPPPAAVLEAVEKQGFHITHVYGLTEVYGPATVCAWHDEWDQLSSAERARLKARQGVRYAAEDGVAVLDPLTMMPVANDGATMGEVFFRGNLVMKGYLKNPKATQEAFAGGWFHSGDLGVAHADGYIELRDRSKDIIISGGENISTIEVEGVLYQHPAVLEAAVVARPDEKWGETPCAFVVLKPGMSATAEEITAFCRANMAGYKIPRTIVFRDLPKTSTGKVQKFVLRDWAKAL
- a CDS encoding DUF465 domain-containing protein gives rise to the protein MSTPDRIEALKQRHQVLEQAIDDENARPYPNEEVLHELKKKKLRLKDEILSLSTRH
- a CDS encoding UbiX family flavin prenyltransferase, which gives rise to MSSPDHPQPRLIVGISGASGVIYGVRLLQALRALPVETHLVMTRTAEVTLAYETELKVKDVKALADVTHNPTDLAAAISSGSFRTLGMVIAPCSMRSLGEIAAGISSSLLTRAADVVLKERRKLVLMVRETPLHAVHLRNMVTVSELGAIVAPAMPAFYSRPATVDDIVNHSVGRILDLFDLDAGIVKRWGG